The region GGTCAGTTGGCGAATACGGTGCTTGAAGGCTGCCAGACTCGCAGGACTCCAGATAAGGTGGAGTCCCCGGAACTGGTAGCCGAGGAAGCAGAGTTCGTTCATCGGCAGGACGCTGCTTTTGTCGGCGTTGACCGGCAACTTGAGGGTTTGCAGAAAGGTTTCGACTTCAGTTTTGATGCGCTGCCCTTCTGCAAGGGTTTTTGCGCCAATCACGAAGTCGTCGGCGTAACGGGCGAACCGGTAGCCTTTACGTTCCAGAAACCGGTCAAGGTCGTCGAGCAGGATGTTTGCCAACAGTGGCGACAGTGGACCACCTTGGGGGACACCCCGTGGGTGGCTTCGATGTTGCCGTGGTGGCTGACACCTGCCCGCAGGTATTTGCCGATCAGGGTAAGAACATGCGGGTCGTTGACCCGTTTGCCCAGCCGGTGCATCAGCAGGTCGTGGTCTACGTTGTCGAAGAATTTCGACAGGTCGATGTCCACGGCGTAACGGTCGCCGCGCCGGATGAAGCCTTGTACCGCCCTGATGGCGTGGTGGGCTGAACGGTGCGGACGGAAGCCGTAGCTGTGTTCCGAGAAGCTGGGGTCAACCAACGGTTGCAGGCGTTGTACGATGGCTTGCTGGATCAGCCGGTCGTTGACGGTGGAATACCCAGCAAACGGACACCGCCGTTCGGTTTGGAACTCTACCCGTCTGACTGGCTGCGGGCAATAATAACCCGCCAGCAACCCGCGCCGGATGTTTGCCCAGTGGGCTTTCGCCCAGTCCGGGTAGGCGTCCAGCGTGATGCCGTCGATGCCTGCGCTGCCTTGTTCTGCCGCACATGTTTCCATGCCGGGTGCAGGTTGGTGGGCAACAAAATGTCATTCAGTAAGGTTTGTTCCATGTTCATGGTTGCTCAATGGATGTTGTGGGAGGCTCGCTGCCACGTTGACCGCCTTTGGCATCGCTGCCGCCAAGGTCAGGTGGGCTGCTCCTCCCTGATGTTCCGGCCTTCACCGTGTCCCCGCCATTACGCCGGGCGTTGGGCTACTATGCCGTCTGCTGACTTCTGCTTAATCACGGTGAAGATTGCTCCCGCCGCGCTGCCGTTTGTCATCCGGTTCGCTCGCTGCTGGCGGATGACATGCCAGAACGCCCAGACCTTTTCTATACCCGCGCCTGTACGGGTTCACGACGACCGCTGGTTAAGCAGATCTCCCCGAATAAGAACATGAACTGTCACTGCACAACCCCGTCATTTACTGTATCTCGCGAACCACTGGATTTCGTGACCTTGTGCCCACTCATCCCTGAGACTCAGCCTTGTATGACGTTTCTGTCCGTAGGCTCGCAGTTTTGCGCTTCGGCTTCCTTCCCACCAGCCCTCGCGGGGTGGCAGTTGCCGTCGGCTAGTAGTTATGCCGCTCTGAAAGCCAGAACGGTGGGTTCTCCTACAGGGGACTTGCACCCCATGAGTTCATGCCCATGTCGGGCGTACACAAGTGGCAAAGCAGCGATAAACCCGCCGAGTTTATCGCTGCGTTTTGCCAGTTCGGAAATTAGCACCACCAAGGCGGCAGTTACCGCGTATTTTGTGATAATCCAAGCCATGATGGTTGCCTCGCTGGTTTTATTGGGTGGATGTTTCCGCTGGAATCTCAAACTTCGCCATGCGTGGCTTGCCTTCGGCTGGCTGGATCATCGCTACTACCTTGTCACCGGCGACCAGTTTGACTTCGGCGGGCGCATCAAAGCGGTGTTCGTCGCCCTCCGCCAGTGCCATATCCGCTTCTTGCTTTTCCTTACCTTTCAAAATGGTCAGGCGAACGTTGACCGTCTTGAGTGCGTCACCTTCCGGCAAACCTTCGGCGTACAAGCTCACCTTGCCGTCTTCTGCGATGACTAACTCGTGATGGACTTCATCCACTACCGCGACGATACCACCGTGATGGGGCTTGTCATCATGGGCGTGGTCATGCCCTGCATGTTCATCCTGCCCATGTTGAGCGTGGTCTTCCGCCGCTTCGCCTTTGTGGGCATCCTCCGGTTTGGTTTCAGGCGTAGCTGTTTGCCCGTGATCTTTGGCATGGTCATGTCCGGGTTCACCATGCTTGGGTTGTTCTTCCGCCAACACCATTGGGGAAGCCAGCAGACCGCAGGCGATTAACAACGTGGGTAACAATTTCATGGGTTATCTCCTTGGTATTCAACAGTTAAAAATTACAGGGCTTCATCGCTTGCCATATCCAACAGCTTTTCGGCGGGTTTGCGCCCAAACAGCCAGAACATGGCGGGGGTCAAAAAGGTATCCAGCAAGGTGGAACTGATTAGCCCGGAGAAAATCACCACCGCTACCGGATGCAGAATTTCCGTCCCCGGCTGTTCTGCCTCAAACAGCAGCGGCATGAGCGCGAAAGCCGCTACCAGCGCAGTCATCAACACTGGTGACAAGCGTTCCAGTGACCCCCGGATAATCATCGCACGGGTAAAACTTTCCCCTTCGAGCCGCATCAGGTTGAGGTAATGGCTGGTTTTGAGGATGCCGTTACGGGTGGAAATCCCCGCCAATGTAATAAAACCGATCAGTGCCGCGACCGACAACGGTTGCCCCGACAGCCATAAGCCAATCACGCTGCCGACCAATGCCAGCGGAATATTCGCCATGATCAGCAATGCCAGTGTGGTGGACTGGTAACGGCTATACAGGGTCAAAAACACCAGCAATGCCGCCACCGCCGCCAACAGCGTGATGCGTTGCGCCGCTTGCTCTTGCGCTTCAAACTGCCCACCGATGGTGATGAAGTAGCCTTCGGGTAGCTGGAACTCAGCAACTTTTGCCCGCATATCCGCCACCACTTCTGACAATGCCCGCCCCTGCACGTTGGCGGACAGCACAATACGCCGCTGTCCATTGTCTCGTGACACTTGGTTGGGGCCGTCACTTTCCTCAATCTGCGCCAGTTTGTTGAGCGGCACTTGCCCCAACGGGGTGTTGATGAGCAAATCCTGCAATTGCGTGGTGGAACGTGCCGCCTCCGGCAAGCGCAACACCAGCTTAAAACGGCGATTGCCATCCACGATTTCATTGATGGTTGCGCCATCCACCAGCATTTGCAGTTCGCGCAACAACGCCGCACCCGACAAGCCGTATTGCCCCGCTACCGCATAATCCACGTACACCTTAATTTGTGGGGCAAGCACTTGTTTTTCCATGTTCAAGTCTGCCACGCCGTCAACGGTCGCCAGTGCTTGTTGCAAGCGTTCGCCCTGAGCGCGGAGCGTGTCGAGGTCATCACCAAACAGCTTGATGGCAATTTGCGCCTTGACACCCGACAGCATGTGATCAATACGGTGTGAAATGGGTTGCCCGATACTCACACTCACCGGCAAGGGCGCAAGGCGAGCGCGAATGTCGGCATACACCGCCTCCATTGGGCGTTCTGACGGTTTCAAGCCAATGTCCAGCTCACTGTTGTGTACCCCTTCCGCGTGTTCATCCAGTTCTGCCCGCCCAGAACGCCGCCCGACGTGGGCAATTTCTGGCACGTCTTGCAGCAAGGTTTCGGCTTTGGCGGCAATGCCTACCGACTCCGCCAAGGTCACACCGGGGGTCAGACTCACGCTCACCAACAACGTGCCTTCATTGAACGGCGGCAAAAACGTGGTCGGGAACAACGGCACAAGGCTACCCGCCAGCAATACCGCCACCGCGCCCATGCCGAGCAAGGTACGCGGGTAATCCAGCACGGTTTCCAGCGCCTTGGCATAACCACGCTTGAGCCAGCGCACCAACCACGGTTCAGGGTGGTCAAGCTGTTTCATATTCGGTAACAGGTAATACGCCATCACGGGTGTGAGGGTCACAGACACCAGCATCGACACCAGAATCGAGGTAATGTAGGCAATGCCCAACGGCACAAACAGTTTGCCCTCCATCCCCGGCAAGGCGAACAGCGGCAAAAATACCAGCACCACAATAATGGTGGCGTACACAATCGCTGAACGCACTTCCAGCGTGGCGTGCAACACGATCTTCAAGGGCGCAAGTTGGGTTTTGTGCAAACGGTTATTACGCAAGCGGCGAATCACGTTTTCGACCCCCACCACCGCATCATCCACCAGTTCTCCTATCGCAATCGCCAAGCCGCCCAGCGTCATGGTATTGATCGACAAATCCAGATAGCGGAATACCAGTACCGTACACAAAATCGACAGCGGAATTGCCATTAATGAAATTAACGTAGTACGGAAATTCCCCAAAAACAGGAACAAAACCACCATCACCAGCAGTGATGCCAATATCAACTTGTGTTCCAGATTGCCGATGGATGCCTCAATGAAACTGGCTTGGCGGAAGGTCACACGCGGCTCTGCCATGCCTTGCGGCAGGCTGGTTTTCATCGACTCCAACGCGGTTTCTATCGCTTGGGTAAGCTGGATAGTATCCGCATCGGGTTGTTTCTGAATACCCAATATCACCGCAGGCTGACCGTTAAACCCCGCATCCCCGCGCTTGACCTTGGGGGCAAAGGTGACGCTTGCCACCTGTTTGAGCAAAATCGGTTGCCCCGCCGTGGCAGTAATCGCAAGGTTCTGCAAATCCTCAAGGCTGGAAGTGCGCCCAATGTGGCGGATCAGGTATTCCTTGCCGCTCAGTTCCATGAACCCGCCAGAGGTATTATTGGCAAACCCTTCCAGCGCATCCGCCAACTGCGTAAGGCTAATTCCCAGATCGGTCATGCGGCGCATATCCGGCTGTACCTGAAACTGGCGCACTTCCCCACCAATCGGGATGACTTGCGCCACGCCAGCAATCGACAACAGGCGCGGGCGTAACACCCAGTCGGCATACTCACGGACTGCCATTGGGTCAATTTTGGCGGGGTCAATCGGCACTGCCACCATCATGATTTCGCCCATGATCGACGACACCGGCCCCATTTGCGGCACAATCCCAGCAGGCAAACCGCTTTCCATCGCGCCCAGCCGTTCGCTGACCATCTGGCGGGCGCGGTAAATGTCCGTATCCCAGTCAAACACCGCGTACACAAACGACAACCCGGCACTGGATACCGAGCGTACCGACTCAATCCCTGGCAAGCCGTTGAGGGTGGTTTCCAGTGGGAAACTGATCAGGCGTTCCACCTCTTCAGGAGCCATGCCACCCGCTTCGGTCATCAGTGTGACGGTGGGGCGATTGAGGTCGGGGAAGACATCCACGGCGGTTTGCGGCAGTTGCAACGCGCCGTAAATCATCAGCATGGCACTCGCCACCAGCACCAGCAGGCGGTTGCCGAGGCTGGCGTTCAATAACCAGTTAAACATGGCAGCCTCCTAACGGATTTGGTTAATCAGATTGGTGGCTTGCACCACCACGCGCTCACCGTCTGGCAAACCTGCGGTAATCATCACCCGTTCCCCGTCCAGCGGCTGGTATTGCACGACTCGCGGGGCGTACTGTTCCGGCGTGGTTTTGACCCATACCACCGTTTGGTTACTGGGGTTACGGGCGAGGGCTTCAGCGGGGACAGCGACACCTTGCAGCGTTTCACGGGTTTGCACGGTCACTTGGACGGGTGAACCTGCGGCGAGCTGGGCAAGTGTTTCACCTTCTACACTGAAGCGCAGGGGTAAGGCTTGTTGGCGTAATTGTTGGCTGTTGCCTTGATAGCGGAGTGCGAGGGTTTGCTTACCGATGGTGACGTTAGCTGCGGCAATGTTGGCGGGTAAGGCAGGGTCATAGGTGACGGCTTCCACCTGCAATTTGCTGGGGTCGATGATGTCCAGCAGTAAGTCGCCTGCTTGTACGGCTTGCCCGTTGGCGGCGTAACTGGCGGTGACAATGCCACTGATGGGGGAGCGCACGGTTTCAGTAACGCCTTTTGCCCCTTTGCGGAACACGGCGAGGCGGGCTTTCAGGCTGCGTACTGTGGCGGCGGCGGTATCCACGTCACGGCGTGGAATCAGTTCACCTAGCCCTTGCAGCCGCTGGTAATCCAGTTCCGCCAGCTTGAGTTGTTCCTGCAAATCGGCAGCTTCGGCGGCTTGGTTCGTGCCTTCTTGTGCGTCTTTTGTAAGCGTGATGGTGGCGAGGATTTGCCCCTTTTCTACCTTGTCGCCAATCGCTGGCAGGCTACCGTTGGCAATGTCGAGCCGTCCGGCTTGCAATGCCTGTACCTTGCTGCTGGCATCCATACCCGCGACCACCTGACCATTCAGGTTGAGGCTACGCGGCAAGGTTTCGAGTTTGGCAGGTTGGGTACGCACCTGAATGAAGCGTTGGGTTTTTTTCGGCAAGAATACACTGCCATCCGGCAGGCGTTGCGGGGCATTGGGGTTGGCAGCAGTCGGGGCAGCTTCGCCGTGGTCATGTCCATCACCCGCCGTTGCCAGCGTGGATAACAGCACTGTACCCATCAATAAAAATGCAGCTAGTTTCATGCCTGTACCCTCCGTTGGTGGCGGTCAAGCCGCAAAGTGAACACCACGAGAGCCAAGGCAATGACCACCAAACCCAGCACCCACGGCAGGAAGCCCCAACCGCTGGCTGAGGTGGCGGTGGCGGGTTCAACGTGCATCGCTTCCGCCGCGTGTACATCCAGATCACCCGTCAGCAAGTCGCTGGTTTCACCGGCTAAAATGGTTGCCATCACCGCGTATTCCCCTTCTGGGAGCGGTTGCGCCAAGGCAGCATGGTAACTGCCATCCGCTTCCGCTTCGGCTTTGATACGTTGCCCTGCAATGTCCAGTTCCACACTGGCATCCGTTACCGGGGCGTTGCTGGCGTGATCATCAAGGAACAGGTGCAAACCGTCACCCTCCAACGTGCCTACCAATTCAAACTGGGTAGACTCCATCACCAGACGCGGTGCAGCGGGGGAATCAGGGGCCGCAGCGGCTTTTTCTTCGCCGTGGTCATGCCCATCACCCGCAATAGCGGCACAGGCGAACAACAGGCTGCACACGCAACCCGCAAGTAACTTTCGCATGGTGTTTCCGCCTTATTGTTGGTGGGTCTTGTCGTCCCAGACCAGCGTTGCATGGTGCAAACCGAGCTGCCACGCTTGCTTGAGCGGAATAGTAAAGCGCGAAGCGGTGCGCGGCTGGCGTTGTTTGATTGCGCCACTGTAGTTGGCTTTGCCTGACTCTAACACCTTGCCGCTGGCATCGGTCACGGTGTAATCCAGATGCCCAAAGCGCACGGGGTCACGCCCAATACGCTCCAAATTTCCGCATATTTGGCTTGTGCCACTGGCGGTGTTTTCAAGGTGCACGTTCTGGAACGCTACGGTGGACGCACCATCAGTGCTAATACCTTGCGCTTGCAGGGCGGTTTTTTCGGGGGTGGCGGCACAGCCGACAACCAGCAATGGCAGCAATGCCGCCAGCAGTTTCTTGTTCATGGTTTTTTCCTGAATCCGGTTTAAACAATCAAAAAATGTAAGGTTTGATGAAAACGCGGTCAGGCTATCGGTGGGCGGATCAGCAGGTCAGCCAGCGGGTTGCGGTAGGGTTCAGTGGAAAAAGCAGAGATCAGTGTGGCAGATTCCGCCTGTGGTAAAGGCAAGGATGCTACGGGTACGGCGAGGCTGCCCGGTGTCGTGTGGCAGCAATGGTGATGCTGTTCGCCGCGTTCATCGGTTTCTCCGGTATGGTCATGCCCACCCCAGACAGCAGCGTGTTGTCCCATAACGGCACAATGTGCTGTGTGGGTATCCTGTGCAGAATGGGGAACGTCAAGATGCCAACCCGCCGCGCCCACAGCCACCTGTGCCAGCAGGACGCAGGCAAGCAGGAACGACAGTAAACGCTGGATGGTTGGTTTTTTCATAAGTGCAGCGTAAACCAGCACGGTGATACAACGCAAGCACTCAGAAGACCAGCGGAAAAATACATCAGACAGCGGCGGCACGGTGCAAGTCCTGCTGGGCATAACCCCACATCTGCCACGCCCCACTCAAAGCCAAGGTAGCCATTACTCCCGCCACCATCAAATCAGGCAAGCCAGAGCTTGTGCCAAACACCCCGACCGCCGCCAATACCACTGCCACATTGCCGATGGCATCATTACGGGAGCAAATCCACACGCTGCGCATATTGCTGTCACCCTCACGGTAAACGTACAGCATGGCGGCAACCGCCGCATTAGCCGCCAGCGCCAGCAGTGCGACACTGCCCATGGTCACGGCATCCGGTAAGTTTCCTGTCCATAGCCCCCAGCCAGTACGACCCAGTACCCACACCCCAAATACTGCCATCGTCGCGGCTTTCAACAAGGACGCTTTGGCGCGGATAGCCAGCCCCATACCCAGCACCCACAAGCTGATACCGTAGTTCGCAGCATCCCCGAAAAAGTCGAGCGAGTCCGCCAGCAGAGAAGCCGATTGCGCCCAGACCCCGAACAGCATTTCTACCCCAAACATGGCGGCATTGATGAGCAACGCCAGCCATAGAATCAGGCGGTAACGCCCATGCGGGGTTTTAGCTTCGGTGCTGCAACTGTGGTTACAACCGCATTGTGTACCCATACATTTCTCCAAAGGGTTACGTTGGGGTTATGCTAAACCCTGTAGCCGCTACAGGGTCAAGCCATGAACACAACACTGATGATTGGAAAACTGGGTCAAGCATCCGGGGTAAATATTGAAACCATCCGCTATTACGAGCGCAACGGCTTGTTGCCTGCGCCTGCACGTTCCAGCAGCGGTTATCGGCATTACCGTGAGGACGATGTAAAGCGGTTGCGTTTTATCCGGCGTGGGCGTGAGTTGGGCTTTGGTTTGGAGGAAATCCGCTCCCTGCTGCAACTGACCGATCAGCCACAACAGCCTTGTGATGCTGCCGACCAACTGGTGCAAAAACACATGGCGGAAGTGGATGCCAGAATCCGTGATTTACAGGCAATCCGGGCGGCATTGGGGCAACTTGCCGGATGCCAGAGCCAGACAGTGGCACATTGCCGTTTGCTGGAGGCATTGGAGGAGCGATGGACTATGTAAATAGATCAATGCAACGCCACTGGAACGTGTCATGAATAGGCTTTTATTCCCCACTCCCGAAAAACACTGGTGCGGCATAAGCTGCCGCCTGTAAGTCCTGCACATTGGCCTGCGGCTGGTACTTTTGTCTGGGAAATGCCCCAGTAACGGATGCCTGAGTGGGCTGTGCCGATTCAGGCTGATAGTACAGCGGTGCATGGCTTGGGGATTCTGCAGCCGGTTCGCCCACTACGCCAGTGGCTCCAGCTATACCTGTTGTTTCTACGGCTCCCCCCAACCGAGCCATGATTTTCCTAACGTAATTCTGTGTTTCCCTGTAAGGCGGTATTCCGGCATATTTGTCCACTGCCCCTTCCCCTGCATTGTAGCCTGCCAGTGCCAGAGGCCAGCTCTGGTAACGGTTGTACAGCCATGCCAGATACGTTGTCCCACCCCGGATGTTTTCTGCCGGGTCAAAAACATTGTATACCCCGAAACGGGCTGCCGTGCCGGGCATGAGCTGCATCAGCCCTTGCGCACCTTTGTGTGAGACAGCACCGGGGTTATGGGCAGATTCTTGCTGGATGACGGCACGGATGACGGATACGGGTACACCCGTCTGTTGGGCTGCTGCCTGTACGATACCGTCCAGATGCTGTTCGGCCTGCACGGGCAGGCAGCAGGCCAGTACCAGCCATAACAGGCCAATTTGCCGGATCAACAGATGCACCCTCACACGCCGTGGTGTCCTGTTTGCCAGTGCTGCGCTTCCTGGTCATGTTCGTGCCTTGCTTCTGCCAGCATCACCGGCTGGTTTCCTGCCTCTGCGGGTGTTGACTGGTTGCCATTGTCAGGTGTGCTGGGGTGGCTATCGCCCTGCCCGTCCTGGGGCTGGTGTTTGCGGTGTTTCTTCAGCCAGCTACGGAAGTCCCGGTCTTTTTTCAGGGCATCATCCAGCAGTTGTTCCACCACCATGTCCAGTTGCAGCCACGGATAGGTTTCCTTGGCGCAGGCCAGGTAAAGCTCCAGCTCCTGAAAAACGTTTTCGTTGATGTCCACCCGCAGCTTTTTCTTTTCCGGGGTTGGGGTGAATTTCATGCTGACCATGCGTGTCTCCTTGTCATTGGGTAAATTAGTAAACGGCATCCAGTGCCGGGTCTGCTGTCTGGGTGTAGGGCTTCAGTACCATGTCCTTATGCACCAGGATATTGACGGGGAAGCCTTGACGGATTTCGAGGGTTGGCTGGATGTCGAGGTTTTTGCGGGTGATGCGTTGTCCGGTACGGTTGATCTCGGAACCCACGTTGCTGTAGAAACGCCCCTCAAAATCGCCATCGTCATACTGGGACTGAGCAGTGCCTGCGAGCAGTGACGACAGCAGTACGCCACCCGCCAGCTTGCCCCAGTGGTTATCAACCTGGTCAGTGAAGCCGGATTGCCCGCCAGTATCCACACCGGGCATCCCTTCCAGGGCGATAGAGGAGCCATCCGGGAGAATCATCCGGTTCCATACCACCCGTACCCGTTCCTGCCCGTAATTGACGCTGTTTTCGTATTGGCCGAGGATCCTTGTCCCCTGCGGGATCAGCAAGTAACGTCCGCTGACCGTATCAAACACCTGTTCACTGACCTGGGCGATGATCATCCCCGGCAATTGTGAGTTAATGCCGGTGATCAGGACTGCCGGGATCAGTGTCCCGGCCTTGACTTCATACGGGCTGCGCGGGGCTTGTAGCCTACCTTGCAGGTAGGCTTTGTCCTGCCCGAATGCAGTCTGCTGTAGGGATGTACCATCCCCTTGCATGGTGTAGGCTGTACCTGCTTGCCCATCCGCCACCCCAGCATCCGG is a window of Thiothrix subterranea DNA encoding:
- a CDS encoding efflux RND transporter permease subunit, with the protein product MFNWLLNASLGNRLLVLVASAMLMIYGALQLPQTAVDVFPDLNRPTVTLMTEAGGMAPEEVERLISFPLETTLNGLPGIESVRSVSSAGLSFVYAVFDWDTDIYRARQMVSERLGAMESGLPAGIVPQMGPVSSIMGEIMMVAVPIDPAKIDPMAVREYADWVLRPRLLSIAGVAQVIPIGGEVRQFQVQPDMRRMTDLGISLTQLADALEGFANNTSGGFMELSGKEYLIRHIGRTSSLEDLQNLAITATAGQPILLKQVASVTFAPKVKRGDAGFNGQPAVILGIQKQPDADTIQLTQAIETALESMKTSLPQGMAEPRVTFRQASFIEASIGNLEHKLILASLLVMVVLFLFLGNFRTTLISLMAIPLSILCTVLVFRYLDLSINTMTLGGLAIAIGELVDDAVVGVENVIRRLRNNRLHKTQLAPLKIVLHATLEVRSAIVYATIIVVLVFLPLFALPGMEGKLFVPLGIAYITSILVSMLVSVTLTPVMAYYLLPNMKQLDHPEPWLVRWLKRGYAKALETVLDYPRTLLGMGAVAVLLAGSLVPLFPTTFLPPFNEGTLLVSVSLTPGVTLAESVGIAAKAETLLQDVPEIAHVGRRSGRAELDEHAEGVHNSELDIGLKPSERPMEAVYADIRARLAPLPVSVSIGQPISHRIDHMLSGVKAQIAIKLFGDDLDTLRAQGERLQQALATVDGVADLNMEKQVLAPQIKVYVDYAVAGQYGLSGAALLRELQMLVDGATINEIVDGNRRFKLVLRLPEAARSTTQLQDLLINTPLGQVPLNKLAQIEESDGPNQVSRDNGQRRIVLSANVQGRALSEVVADMRAKVAEFQLPEGYFITIGGQFEAQEQAAQRITLLAAVAALLVFLTLYSRYQSTTLALLIMANIPLALVGSVIGLWLSGQPLSVAALIGFITLAGISTRNGILKTSHYLNLMRLEGESFTRAMIIRGSLERLSPVLMTALVAAFALMPLLFEAEQPGTEILHPVAVVIFSGLISSTLLDTFLTPAMFWLFGRKPAEKLLDMASDEAL
- a CDS encoding MerR family transcriptional regulator, with amino-acid sequence MNTTLMIGKLGQASGVNIETIRYYERNGLLPAPARSSSGYRHYREDDVKRLRFIRRGRELGFGLEEIRSLLQLTDQPQQPCDAADQLVQKHMAEVDARIRDLQAIRAALGQLAGCQSQTVAHCRLLEALEERWTM
- a CDS encoding reverse transcriptase domain-containing protein produces the protein METCAAEQGSAGIDGITLDAYPDWAKAHWANIRRGLLAGYYCPQPVRRVEFQTERRCPFAGYSTVNDRLIQQAIVQRLQPLVDPSFSEHSYGFRPHRSAHHAIRAVQGFIRRGDRYAVDIDLSKFFDNVDHDLLMHRLGKRVNDPHVLTLIGKYLRAGVSHHGNIEATHGVSPKVVHCRHCWQTSCSTTLTGFWNVKATGSPVTPTTS
- a CDS encoding efflux RND transporter periplasmic adaptor subunit, which codes for MKLAAFLLMGTVLLSTLATAGDGHDHGEAAPTAANPNAPQRLPDGSVFLPKKTQRFIQVRTQPAKLETLPRSLNLNGQVVAGMDASSKVQALQAGRLDIANGSLPAIGDKVEKGQILATITLTKDAQEGTNQAAEAADLQEQLKLAELDYQRLQGLGELIPRRDVDTAAATVRSLKARLAVFRKGAKGVTETVRSPISGIVTASYAANGQAVQAGDLLLDIIDPSKLQVEAVTYDPALPANIAAANVTIGKQTLALRYQGNSQQLRQQALPLRFSVEGETLAQLAAGSPVQVTVQTRETLQGVAVPAEALARNPSNQTVVWVKTTPEQYAPRVVQYQPLDGERVMITAGLPDGERVVVQATNLINQIR
- a CDS encoding TrbI/VirB10 family protein, producing MTESQYQGGQASDSKLNPDDPRLSLERSRARQLKKGPIILLVAGVGLLLVATIYLALKPRAMTVADTQQARIDPDSVKRSMPDALRGAANDYGQLDYPEPPKPDIPVLGKPLPGDAGGLMLQKPVTPAFTPAPAPKQPSPEELERLRREQLAREAHNKALTANLFFEGSQAGGQSAALPASGGAAGNHGLPDAGVADGQAGTAYTMQGDGTSLQQTAFGQDKAYLQGRLQAPRSPYEVKAGTLIPAVLITGINSQLPGMIIAQVSEQVFDTVSGRYLLIPQGTRILGQYENSVNYGQERVRVVWNRMILPDGSSIALEGMPGVDTGGQSGFTDQVDNHWGKLAGGVLLSSLLAGTAQSQYDDGDFEGRFYSNVGSEINRTGQRITRKNLDIQPTLEIRQGFPVNILVHKDMVLKPYTQTADPALDAVY
- a CDS encoding cation transporter, which gives rise to MGTQCGCNHSCSTEAKTPHGRYRLILWLALLINAAMFGVEMLFGVWAQSASLLADSLDFFGDAANYGISLWVLGMGLAIRAKASLLKAATMAVFGVWVLGRTGWGLWTGNLPDAVTMGSVALLALAANAAVAAMLYVYREGDSNMRSVWICSRNDAIGNVAVVLAAVGVFGTSSGLPDLMVAGVMATLALSGAWQMWGYAQQDLHRAAAV